In Roseofilum casamattae BLCC-M143, a single window of DNA contains:
- a CDS encoding transposase — protein sequence QQMKYLVDECFPGAEKIILVQDNLNTHVKASLYKAFEPDEAQRILSKLEFHYTPKHGSWLNMAEIELSVLNRQCLNRRIAKKDILKKEIAAWEKQRNQTGSVMDWQFTTEEARIKLKHLYPLIKH from the coding sequence CAACAAATGAAGTATCTCGTTGACGAATGTTTTCCTGGTGCTGAAAAAATAATTCTGGTACAGGATAACTTGAATACCCATGTGAAAGCCTCATTATATAAGGCTTTTGAACCGGATGAAGCTCAACGTATTCTGAGCAAATTAGAATTTCACTATACTCCAAAACATGGCAGTTGGTTAAATATGGCAGAAATTGAATTAAGTGTTTTAAACCGACAATGTCTGAATCGACGTATTGCCAAAAAAGATATATTGAAGAAGGAAATAGCGGCTTGGGAGAAACAGAGAAATCAAACTGGCTCAGTCATGGATTGGCAATTTACCACTGAAGAAGCTCGGATTAAG